The following proteins come from a genomic window of Ferrovibrio sp. MS7:
- a CDS encoding M16 family metallopeptidase: MSPRLTTLPSGLRIVSETMPHVKTASVGVWVDAGARDETPEINGVAHMLEHMAFKGTERRNARAIAEEIEAAGGHLNAFTSREQTAYYARVMQPDMPLALDMLADILQHSTFDPEELEREREVIIQEIGQSEDTPDDIIFDHLQEQAFPDQALGRAILGTVERVEGMRREDLQGFLDRHYHAPNLVVAAAGAVDHDALVDMAAKHFAGLPTTRRRPNEAASYSGGERREERDLEQAHIAFSVPAFAFGDPDFYALQVYATVLGGGMSSRLFQEVREKRGLAYSVYAYPTSYRDTGLLTIYAGTGGDKLGELTPVLADEMAALTQSVGADEVMRARNQLKVGLVMSLESSGSRLEQLGRQMLVYGRTLDIDEILAAVERVDEAAVKRVAERIMRAGKPAVAALGPIQQLEAYDRFAARFG; the protein is encoded by the coding sequence ATGAGCCCGCGCCTTACCACGCTGCCCAGCGGCCTGCGCATTGTCAGCGAGACCATGCCGCATGTGAAAACCGCCTCCGTCGGCGTCTGGGTTGATGCCGGTGCGCGCGACGAGACGCCGGAAATCAATGGCGTGGCGCATATGCTGGAGCATATGGCCTTCAAGGGCACCGAGCGGCGCAATGCGCGCGCCATCGCCGAGGAGATCGAGGCGGCGGGCGGGCATCTCAATGCTTTCACCTCGCGCGAGCAGACCGCCTATTACGCCCGCGTGATGCAGCCCGATATGCCGCTGGCGCTGGATATGCTGGCCGATATCCTGCAGCACTCGACCTTTGATCCGGAGGAACTGGAGCGCGAGCGCGAGGTTATCATCCAGGAAATCGGCCAGTCGGAAGACACGCCGGACGACATCATCTTCGACCATCTGCAGGAGCAGGCTTTCCCCGACCAGGCCTTGGGCCGTGCCATTCTCGGCACCGTCGAGCGCGTCGAGGGCATGCGCCGCGAGGATTTGCAGGGCTTCCTGGATCGCCATTATCATGCGCCCAATCTTGTGGTCGCGGCGGCGGGTGCGGTGGATCATGACGCCCTGGTGGACATGGCAGCGAAGCATTTCGCCGGCCTGCCGACCACGCGGCGGCGGCCGAACGAAGCCGCCAGCTATAGCGGTGGCGAGCGGCGTGAGGAGCGCGATCTCGAGCAGGCGCATATCGCCTTCTCGGTGCCGGCCTTTGCCTTCGGCGATCCGGATTTCTATGCCCTGCAGGTCTATGCCACGGTGCTCGGCGGCGGCATGTCCTCGCGGCTGTTCCAGGAAGTGCGCGAGAAGCGCGGCTTGGCCTATTCGGTCTATGCCTATCCCACCAGTTACCGCGATACCGGCCTGCTCACCATCTATGCCGGCACTGGTGGCGACAAGCTCGGCGAACTGACGCCGGTGCTGGCCGATGAAATGGCGGCGCTGACCCAGTCTGTCGGCGCTGATGAAGTGATGCGTGCGCGCAACCAGCTCAAGGTCGGCCTGGTGATGTCGCTGGAAAGCTCCGGCTCCCGCCTGGAGCAATTGGGCCGCCAGATGCTGGTCTATGGCCGCACGCTGGATATCGACGAGATCCTCGCCGCTGTCGAACGCGTCGACGAAGCGGCGGTGAAGCGGGTGGCCGAACGCATCATGCGCGCTGGCAAGCCGGCGGTGGCCGCCCTGGGGCCGATACAGCAGCTCGAAGCCTATGACCGCTTCGCGGCGCGGTTCGGCTGA
- a CDS encoding GNAT family N-acetyltransferase: protein MIFGRFLSQPAPAMTTDRLYLRSPDAGDFEAWAALRAVSREHLQPWEPSWAEDALTRDGFRRRLIWFDRLRRTDTGAAFFIFARQNNALLGGITLSNLRRGAAQCGEFGYWIGKPYAGQGHMSEAITMMVAWSFAELKLHRLEAATLPENQPSQRLLLRAGFKPEGLMREYLKIDGVWRDHRLYARLVTD from the coding sequence ATGATCTTCGGGCGCTTCCTCTCGCAGCCAGCGCCCGCGATGACGACCGACCGGCTGTATCTGCGCAGCCCCGATGCCGGTGATTTCGAGGCCTGGGCGGCCTTGCGCGCGGTCAGCCGCGAGCATCTGCAGCCCTGGGAGCCGAGCTGGGCCGAGGATGCGCTGACCCGCGATGGCTTTCGCCGCCGCCTGATCTGGTTCGACCGCCTGCGTCGCACCGATACCGGCGCCGCCTTTTTCATCTTCGCCCGCCAGAACAACGCACTGCTGGGTGGAATTACCCTGTCTAATCTTCGCCGTGGCGCAGCGCAGTGTGGTGAATTCGGCTATTGGATCGGCAAGCCCTATGCCGGACAGGGCCATATGAGCGAGGCCATCACCATGATGGTGGCGTGGAGTTTTGCCGAACTGAAGCTGCATCGGCTGGAGGCTGCCACCTTGCCTGAGAATCAGCCCAGCCAGCGCCTGCTGCTGCGCGCCGGTTTCAAGCCGGAAGGGCTGATGCGCGAATACCTCAAGATCGATGGCGTGTGGCGCGATCATCGCCTCTATGCGCGCCTCGTCACGGACTAG
- a CDS encoding ABC transporter substrate-binding protein, with protein sequence MAGSRIARLRLIAAGMMAGLGFATAAQAADPGVFSDRIVFGQAAVMEGPASALGTGMRDGILAAFGEANAAGGVKGRKLQLVVRDDGYEPSKAAVAARQLLNEDKVFALIGPVGTPTSAAMEPIVAAEKVPFIGPFTGAEFLRNPYKPHVVNVRASYFQETEEMVERLTTDLKHERIAILYQNDSFGRAGLAGIQRALAKRKMELAGEATFERNTTAVKRALLELRKGNPQAIIIIGPYAPSGEFIRAAKKINLKAVFVNISFVGSDALAADLGTDGAGVVVTQVVPFPRDTSIPLVAAYQKALAEHVPKAWGGFISLEGYMVGKLVIMALQKLDGEPTRANLLKALNAGSYDLGGVTLTFGENDNQGSDAVFLTVIGADGSFKAIKALQ encoded by the coding sequence ATGGCTGGCAGCAGAATTGCGCGCTTGCGCCTGATCGCGGCAGGCATGATGGCGGGCCTTGGCTTCGCCACGGCTGCGCAGGCGGCTGATCCCGGCGTATTTTCCGACCGGATCGTTTTCGGCCAGGCAGCGGTGATGGAAGGGCCGGCCTCGGCGCTCGGCACCGGCATGCGCGATGGCATCCTGGCGGCTTTCGGCGAAGCCAATGCCGCCGGCGGCGTGAAGGGCCGCAAGCTGCAGCTTGTGGTGCGCGACGATGGCTACGAGCCCAGCAAGGCGGCAGTAGCGGCACGCCAGCTTCTGAATGAAGACAAGGTCTTTGCCCTGATCGGCCCGGTCGGCACGCCGACCTCGGCCGCCATGGAGCCGATTGTCGCCGCCGAGAAGGTGCCGTTCATCGGGCCGTTTACGGGGGCGGAATTCCTGCGCAATCCCTACAAGCCGCATGTGGTGAATGTGCGCGCCTCGTATTTTCAGGAAACCGAGGAAATGGTGGAGCGCCTCACCACCGACCTGAAGCATGAGCGCATCGCTATTCTGTATCAGAATGATTCCTTCGGCCGTGCCGGCCTTGCCGGCATCCAGCGCGCGCTGGCCAAGCGCAAGATGGAACTGGCCGGCGAGGCGACTTTCGAGCGCAACACCACCGCCGTGAAGCGGGCGCTGCTGGAACTGCGCAAGGGCAATCCGCAGGCCATCATCATCATCGGCCCCTATGCGCCCTCCGGCGAATTCATTCGCGCCGCCAAGAAGATCAATCTCAAGGCGGTGTTCGTGAACATCTCCTTCGTCGGCTCCGATGCGCTGGCCGCCGATCTTGGCACGGATGGTGCCGGCGTGGTGGTGACGCAGGTGGTGCCGTTCCCGCGTGATACCAGCATTCCGCTGGTCGCGGCCTACCAGAAAGCCCTGGCCGAACATGTGCCGAAGGCCTGGGGCGGCTTCATCTCGCTGGAAGGCTACATGGTCGGCAAGCTGGTGATCATGGCGTTGCAGAAGCTGGACGGCGAACCGACGCGGGCCAATCTGCTGAAGGCGCTGAATGCAGGCAGCTATGACCTCGGCGGTGTCACGCTGACCTTCGGGGAAAATGACAACCAGGGCTCGGACGCGGTGTTCCTCACCGTGATTGGTGCCGATGGCAGTTTCAAAGCGATCAAGGCCCTGCAATGA
- a CDS encoding methyl-accepting chemotaxis protein produces the protein MTTMTETQPVEADMDHAVTAPVAANRPAARRHARGMGIRQKLFLAFGAIAALTVVCALSAGLFMNRINDTLDHVMKDSLPAVTASLNLAALSSQLAAAAPALGAARSEADRNDQEQQIHKRIDAIANALTRIKQSGATSDTGRIEAAISTMDRQINTIGERTALRLRLAEQRGDIIRNVNRTLDAYTASTAKLLDDTVFSVVMTLEGVAQSGRNLRDVAEYMKGVSEFEFALVDGLSELTAGMNQAASLLEAMANAPGEAALNGLVDRFQSTETRMRGALKRVSDAYNDEAIRKAVDDMISFGTARDGIIALRRRELQAQTQVDNALASARQAASTLAQQTEAIVAIAEQGASAAADASYATVKTGIAVLAVLTGLSLLAAALIGWLYVGRRVVDTMVGLTGVMDRLAHRDWSTEVPDRTRLDEIGDMARAVQVFKENGIENEQLQRQVEDNRQRFEREREAQEELIDRSVGQIVSAAAAGDLTQRIDASALDGVMQRLAEGVNTLLDSFAGAIEAVNRTLDQMAHGDMTGRVQGEFKGVFAALQGNVNQTAERLAGVVQRISQTAQAVREAAAEISAGSTDLAGRTEQQAASLEQTAASMHEITSTVKQNAESAEAANRLSQVARNTANTGGDVVEKAVVAMAGIEASAGKIVDIVGLIDEIAFQTNLLALNASVEAARAGEAGKGFAVVAQEVRALAQRSANASKDIKALINESNVQVRQGADLVKRAGEALTEIVTSVKKVADIVAEIASASQEQATGLDEVNTAVSNMDEMTQRNGALVEQTTASAQAMSTQADQLNELVAYFRL, from the coding sequence ATGACCACGATGACCGAGACTCAGCCGGTGGAGGCCGATATGGATCATGCCGTGACCGCTCCGGTAGCCGCAAACCGTCCCGCCGCCCGGCGCCACGCCCGGGGCATGGGCATCCGCCAGAAGCTGTTCCTGGCCTTCGGCGCCATTGCCGCGCTTACCGTGGTCTGCGCGCTCAGCGCCGGCCTGTTCATGAACCGGATCAATGACACGCTGGATCATGTGATGAAGGATAGCCTGCCGGCGGTGACCGCATCGCTGAATCTGGCGGCGTTGTCCTCCCAGCTCGCCGCCGCCGCGCCGGCCCTTGGTGCCGCGCGCAGCGAGGCGGATCGCAACGATCAGGAGCAGCAGATTCACAAGCGCATCGACGCCATTGCCAATGCGCTGACCCGGATCAAGCAGAGCGGCGCCACCAGCGATACCGGCCGGATCGAGGCGGCGATTTCCACCATGGATCGCCAGATCAACACCATCGGCGAGCGCACCGCCTTGCGGCTGCGGCTAGCCGAACAGCGCGGCGATATCATCCGCAATGTCAACCGCACGCTCGATGCCTATACCGCTTCCACCGCCAAGCTGTTGGACGACACGGTATTCTCCGTCGTCATGACGCTAGAAGGCGTTGCCCAGAGTGGCCGCAATCTGAGGGATGTGGCCGAGTATATGAAAGGCGTGTCCGAGTTCGAATTCGCCCTGGTCGATGGCCTATCGGAACTGACCGCCGGCATGAACCAGGCGGCAAGCCTGCTGGAAGCCATGGCGAATGCGCCGGGTGAGGCGGCATTGAACGGCCTGGTGGACCGTTTCCAGAGCACCGAGACGCGTATGCGTGGTGCGCTGAAAAGGGTGAGTGATGCCTATAACGACGAGGCGATCCGCAAGGCCGTGGATGACATGATCAGCTTTGGCACGGCACGTGATGGCATCATCGCGCTGCGTCGCCGTGAGTTGCAGGCCCAGACCCAGGTCGACAATGCGCTGGCCTCGGCACGCCAGGCGGCATCGACACTCGCCCAGCAGACCGAAGCGATTGTAGCCATTGCAGAGCAAGGTGCCAGCGCGGCGGCGGATGCCTCTTATGCCACGGTGAAAACTGGCATTGCTGTGCTGGCGGTGCTGACCGGCCTGAGCCTGCTGGCGGCAGCGCTGATCGGCTGGCTCTATGTCGGCCGTCGTGTGGTCGACACCATGGTCGGCCTGACCGGCGTGATGGACCGCCTAGCGCATCGCGACTGGAGCACCGAGGTGCCGGACCGCACCCGGCTGGATGAAATCGGCGACATGGCGCGTGCGGTGCAGGTGTTCAAGGAGAACGGCATCGAGAACGAGCAATTGCAGCGGCAGGTCGAGGATAACCGCCAGCGTTTCGAGCGCGAACGCGAGGCGCAGGAGGAACTGATCGACCGCTCGGTCGGCCAGATTGTCTCGGCGGCGGCGGCCGGCGATTTGACCCAGCGCATTGATGCCTCGGCCCTGGATGGCGTGATGCAGCGTCTGGCGGAAGGCGTGAACACGCTGCTGGATAGTTTCGCCGGTGCCATCGAGGCGGTGAACCGCACGCTTGACCAGATGGCCCATGGCGACATGACGGGCCGTGTGCAGGGCGAGTTCAAGGGCGTGTTCGCGGCTTTGCAAGGTAATGTGAATCAGACCGCAGAGCGGCTTGCCGGCGTGGTGCAGCGTATCAGCCAAACTGCCCAGGCAGTGCGCGAGGCGGCGGCTGAAATCTCCGCCGGTTCCACCGATCTTGCCGGGCGCACCGAACAGCAGGCGGCGAGCCTGGAGCAGACAGCGGCCTCGATGCATGAGATCACTTCCACGGTGAAGCAAAATGCCGAGAGCGCGGAAGCCGCCAACCGGCTCAGCCAGGTGGCGCGCAACACTGCCAATACCGGCGGTGATGTGGTGGAGAAAGCGGTGGTTGCCATGGCCGGCATTGAGGCCAGCGCCGGCAAGATTGTCGATATCGTCGGCCTGATCGATGAGATCGCCTTCCAGACCAACCTGCTGGCGCTGAATGCCAGCGTGGAAGCAGCACGCGCCGGCGAGGCCGGCAAAGGCTTTGCCGTTGTGGCACAGGAAGTCCGTGCACTTGCTCAGCGCTCGGCCAATGCCTCAAAGGACATCAAGGCGCTGATCAACGAGTCCAATGTGCAGGTGCGTCAGGGTGCCGATCTGGTGAAACGCGCCGGCGAGGCGCTGACCGAGATCGTGACATCGGTGAAAAAGGTGGCGGACATCGTCGCCGAGATCGCTTCGGCGAGCCAGGAGCAGGCGACGGGACTTGATGAGGTCAACACCGCCGTATCGAACATGGATGAGATGACCCAGCGCAATGGCGCCCTGGTGGAGCAGACCACAGCCTCGGCCCAGGCGATGTCGACCCAGGCCGATCAGCTCAACGAACTGGTGGCGTATTTCAGGCTTTAG
- a CDS encoding YqgE/AlgH family protein, giving the protein MKRSAKGKKMSGYLERQLLVAMPGMGDPRFARTVIYMCSHNAEGAMGLVINKPYPGLTFPNLLRQLSIETTVESNITVRLGGPVETGRGFVLHSTDYMQPGSVPIDERSGIGLTATLDVLRAIASGTGPQHRLFALGYAGWSAGQLDTELQQNGWLTVPADFDLVFDPDLDSLWERSIATLGINLSHLSGVAGHA; this is encoded by the coding sequence ATGAAACGATCGGCCAAAGGCAAGAAAATGTCTGGCTACCTGGAGCGTCAGCTTCTGGTGGCGATGCCCGGGATGGGCGATCCGCGTTTCGCCCGCACCGTCATCTATATGTGTTCACATAACGCCGAAGGCGCGATGGGCCTGGTGATCAACAAGCCCTATCCCGGCCTCACCTTCCCGAACCTGCTGCGCCAGCTCAGCATCGAAACCACGGTGGAATCAAACATCACCGTGCGGCTCGGCGGTCCCGTCGAAACCGGCCGTGGCTTCGTGCTGCATTCCACCGATTACATGCAGCCCGGCAGCGTGCCGATAGATGAGCGCAGCGGCATCGGCCTCACCGCCACACTGGATGTGCTGCGCGCCATCGCCAGCGGCACCGGGCCGCAACATCGCCTGTTCGCGCTCGGCTATGCCGGCTGGAGTGCCGGACAGCTCGATACCGAGTTGCAGCAGAATGGCTGGCTGACCGTGCCGGCGGATTTCGATCTGGTATTCGATCCCGATCTCGACTCGCTGTGGGAACGCTCGATTGCCACGCTCGGCATCAACCTGAGCCATCTCTCAGGCGTCGCCGGTCACGCCTAA
- a CDS encoding protein-disulfide reductase DsbD domain-containing protein, giving the protein MRIGIWAVVAALGLLLLDAGGSLAAEPVRARLVQGTAGSAGLHFQLEPGWKFYWRQPGEGGVPPRFDWSGSRNLAGVDVEWPAPRRMSIGGVDLIGYKGEVVLPLRYQAHKAGKPVTLKLLAEFGVCKEICVLREERLTLTINPGEGPAAALIERFRADVPGNLAAAGLEPPALRLKEGKLLLRFGPQAGLQAPDIFVEGPAEYWFGKPKLLPQGDGGLELALPYTPAAQPPVLGGLRFTLVDGRRSAEFTP; this is encoded by the coding sequence ATGCGAATCGGGATATGGGCAGTTGTGGCGGCTTTGGGCCTGTTATTGCTGGATGCTGGCGGCAGCCTGGCAGCCGAGCCGGTGCGCGCGCGTCTGGTGCAGGGCACGGCGGGTTCTGCCGGATTGCATTTTCAGTTGGAGCCGGGCTGGAAATTCTACTGGCGCCAGCCGGGTGAGGGCGGAGTGCCGCCGCGTTTCGACTGGTCGGGCTCGCGCAATCTCGCCGGCGTCGATGTGGAATGGCCGGCGCCTCGGCGCATGTCCATCGGCGGTGTCGATCTGATCGGCTACAAGGGCGAGGTGGTGCTGCCGCTGCGCTATCAGGCGCATAAGGCGGGCAAGCCGGTGACGTTGAAGCTGCTGGCCGAATTCGGCGTCTGCAAGGAAATCTGTGTGCTGCGCGAGGAACGCCTGACGCTGACCATCAACCCGGGCGAGGGCCCGGCGGCGGCGCTGATCGAGCGGTTCCGTGCCGACGTGCCGGGCAATCTCGCCGCCGCCGGCCTGGAGCCGCCGGCGCTGCGGCTGAAGGAAGGCAAGCTGCTGCTGCGCTTCGGCCCGCAGGCTGGCCTGCAGGCGCCGGATATCTTTGTTGAAGGTCCGGCGGAATACTGGTTTGGCAAGCCGAAACTGCTGCCACAGGGCGATGGCGGCCTGGAACTGGCCTTGCCCTATACGCCGGCAGCCCAACCGCCGGTTCTCGGCGGCTTGCGTTTCACCCTGGTGGATGGTCGCCGCAGCGCCGAATTCACACCGTGA
- a CDS encoding peroxiredoxin — protein sequence MTIKVGDSIPDVTIFTQGANGPEAVKTGELFKGKKVALFALPGAFTPTCSAKHLPGYIEKAAEFKGKGFDLIACLSVNDAFVMGAWGKQQEAGEKVMMLADGSGEFTKAIGMEFDLTARGLGVRSQRYSMIVDNGKVTSLNLEKPGAFEVSDAATLLGQA from the coding sequence ATGACGATCAAGGTCGGCGACAGCATCCCTGACGTGACCATTTTCACCCAGGGCGCCAATGGCCCGGAAGCGGTGAAGACCGGTGAGCTGTTCAAGGGCAAGAAGGTGGCGTTGTTCGCCCTGCCGGGTGCTTTCACCCCCACCTGCTCGGCCAAGCACCTGCCGGGCTATATCGAGAAGGCGGCGGAATTCAAGGGCAAGGGCTTCGACCTGATCGCCTGCCTGTCGGTCAACGATGCCTTCGTCATGGGCGCCTGGGGCAAGCAGCAGGAAGCCGGCGAAAAGGTGATGATGCTGGCCGATGGCAGCGGCGAATTCACCAAGGCCATCGGCATGGAATTCGACCTCACCGCGCGCGGCCTCGGCGTGCGCTCGCAGCGTTATTCGATGATTGTCGATAACGGCAAGGTTACCAGCCTGAATCTGGAAAAGCCGGGTGCTTTCGAAGTCTCGGATGCCGCCACGCTGCTCGGTCAGGCTTAA
- the rnhA gene encoding ribonuclease HI has protein sequence MSVDELTRVEAFTDGACLGNPGPGGWGVLLRFGSNERELSGAEGPTTTNNRMELMAAISALEALKRPCAVHLFTDSRYVIDGVTKWLRPWKARGWKTADRQPVKNVDLWQRLEAAMAPHKVEWEWVRGHSGHAENERVDVLARTAATAQRDGSG, from the coding sequence ATGAGCGTGGATGAACTCACCCGCGTCGAAGCCTTCACCGATGGCGCCTGTTTGGGAAATCCCGGCCCCGGCGGCTGGGGCGTGCTGCTGCGCTTTGGCAGCAATGAGCGCGAATTATCCGGCGCCGAAGGCCCGACCACGACCAATAACCGCATGGAGCTGATGGCGGCGATCTCGGCGCTCGAGGCACTGAAACGCCCCTGCGCGGTGCATCTGTTCACCGATAGCCGCTATGTGATCGATGGCGTGACCAAGTGGCTTCGGCCCTGGAAGGCGCGTGGCTGGAAAACCGCCGACCGCCAGCCGGTGAAGAATGTGGATCTATGGCAGCGGCTGGAAGCGGCCATGGCGCCGCATAAAGTGGAATGGGAATGGGTGCGCGGCCATAGCGGCCATGCCGAGAATGAACGCGTCGATGTGCTGGCCAGAACCGCCGCCACCGCCCAGCGCGATGGCAGCGGCTAG
- the thrB gene encoding homoserine kinase, with protein MAVYTEINEDQLCTLLAEYDLGMLLSCKGIAEGVENSNYMLGTDKGNYFLTLYEKRVNREELPYFLSLMDHLAQKGLPCPVPVHGRDGKILREVAGRPCAIISFLNGVSPKRLTPKHCFEVGAATARLHIAGADFPGQRANALSIDGWKSLIDACGPRASKVRAGLEVELAREWDSLRATWPEQPGRQGERPLPHGVIHADLFPDNIFFIGDSFSGMFDFYFACNDYYAYDLAVLLNAWCFEADGAFNVTKGRALISGYESVRVLTDGEVHSLPLFARGAALRFLLTRLYDWLNQVPGALVRPKDPMEYWQKLNFHRLVLGPSAYGIERSS; from the coding sequence ATGGCCGTTTACACCGAAATCAACGAAGACCAGCTCTGCACCCTGCTTGCCGAATACGATCTGGGCATGCTGCTGTCCTGCAAGGGCATCGCCGAAGGCGTCGAGAATTCCAACTACATGCTCGGCACCGATAAGGGCAATTACTTCCTCACGCTGTATGAGAAGCGCGTGAACCGCGAGGAATTGCCGTATTTCCTCAGCCTGATGGATCATCTGGCCCAGAAGGGCCTGCCCTGCCCGGTGCCGGTGCATGGCCGCGACGGCAAGATCCTGCGCGAAGTGGCCGGCCGGCCCTGCGCCATCATCAGCTTCCTCAATGGTGTGTCGCCGAAACGGCTGACCCCGAAACATTGCTTCGAAGTGGGCGCCGCCACCGCCCGGCTGCATATCGCCGGCGCCGATTTCCCCGGCCAGCGCGCCAATGCACTGAGCATCGATGGCTGGAAAAGCCTGATCGATGCCTGCGGCCCGCGCGCCAGCAAGGTGCGCGCCGGCCTGGAAGTGGAACTGGCGCGTGAATGGGACAGCCTGCGCGCCACATGGCCCGAACAGCCGGGCCGTCAAGGTGAGCGCCCGCTTCCGCATGGCGTGATCCATGCCGACCTGTTCCCCGACAACATCTTTTTCATCGGCGACAGCTTCAGCGGCATGTTCGATTTCTACTTCGCCTGCAACGATTACTATGCCTATGACCTGGCGGTGCTGCTGAATGCCTGGTGCTTCGAGGCCGATGGCGCCTTCAATGTCACCAAGGGCCGGGCCTTAATCAGCGGCTATGAAAGCGTGCGGGTACTGACCGATGGCGAAGTTCACAGCTTGCCGCTGTTTGCGCGCGGTGCCGCTTTGCGTTTCCTGCTGACCCGGCTGTATGACTGGCTGAACCAGGTGCCCGGCGCCCTGGTGCGGCCGAAAGACCCGATGGAATACTGGCAGAAGCTGAATTTCCATCGCCTGGTGCTTGGCCCCAGCGCCTATGGCATCGAACGCTCGTCATGA
- the ispH gene encoding 4-hydroxy-3-methylbut-2-enyl diphosphate reductase, whose protein sequence is MDSPLSPPQHETRTAESPLPAVEIVLAAPRGFCAGVDRAIQIVERAIEKYGAPVYVRHEIVHNRFVVESLAAKGAVFVDELDQVPAGVPVVFSAHGVPKSVPAAAKARALFYLDATCPLVSKVHREAERHHREGHHILLIGHAGHPEVIGTMGQLPDGAVSLVETVADVAKLPERPDLPLAYITQTTLSVDDTAEIIAALQQRFPGIEGPKKEDICYATTNRQAAVKAIAAECDALLVIGAPNSSNSLRLVEVAQRSGCRVALLVQRASEIDWAALGQPQRIGITAGASAPELLVEEVIDAIRARFRVTLREVTTATEAVQFKLPSALESSAA, encoded by the coding sequence ATGGACAGCCCGCTTAGCCCCCCGCAACACGAGACCAGGACGGCCGAATCGCCACTTCCGGCAGTGGAAATCGTGCTGGCGGCGCCGCGCGGCTTTTGCGCCGGGGTGGACCGCGCCATCCAGATCGTGGAACGCGCCATCGAGAAATATGGCGCCCCGGTCTATGTCCGCCATGAGATCGTGCATAACCGCTTCGTGGTCGAAAGCCTGGCCGCCAAGGGCGCGGTTTTCGTCGATGAACTGGACCAGGTGCCGGCCGGCGTGCCGGTAGTCTTCTCCGCCCATGGCGTGCCGAAATCGGTGCCGGCGGCGGCCAAGGCGCGCGCCCTATTCTATCTCGATGCCACCTGCCCGCTGGTCAGCAAGGTGCATCGCGAAGCCGAGCGGCATCACCGCGAGGGCCACCATATCCTGTTGATCGGCCATGCCGGCCATCCGGAAGTGATCGGCACCATGGGCCAGTTGCCCGATGGCGCCGTCAGCCTGGTGGAGACCGTGGCGGATGTCGCCAAGCTGCCCGAGCGACCGGACCTGCCGCTCGCCTATATCACCCAGACCACGCTTTCGGTGGACGATACCGCCGAGATCATTGCCGCCTTGCAGCAGCGCTTCCCCGGCATCGAAGGCCCGAAAAAGGAAGACATCTGCTATGCCACCACCAACCGCCAGGCCGCGGTGAAGGCCATTGCCGCGGAATGCGATGCCCTGCTGGTGATCGGTGCGCCGAATTCCTCGAATTCGCTGCGGCTGGTGGAAGTGGCGCAGCGCAGCGGCTGCCGCGTCGCCTTGCTGGTGCAGCGCGCCAGCGAGATCGACTGGGCGGCGCTCGGCCAGCCGCAGCGCATTGGTATTACCGCCGGTGCCAGCGCGCCGGAATTGCTGGTGGAAGAAGTCATCGACGCGATCCGCGCCCGCTTCCGCGTCACCTTGCGCGAAGTCACCACCGCCACCGAGGCCGTGCAGTTCAAGCTGCCTTCGGCCCTGGAAAGCAGCGCCGCATAA
- a CDS encoding winged helix-turn-helix transcriptional regulator produces MAKTTTKTAKRVRGSSTGRPIMVALDLLGRRWSLRILWELRGGPLSFRALQAACGQLSPSVLQQRLNDLREARLVGHDGESGYALTDQAMKLQPLLLALDRWAADWAAEAS; encoded by the coding sequence ATGGCAAAAACGACGACCAAAACAGCAAAGCGTGTGCGTGGCTCCAGCACCGGCCGCCCGATCATGGTGGCGCTGGATCTGCTGGGGCGGCGCTGGAGCCTACGGATCTTGTGGGAATTGCGCGGTGGACCGCTTAGCTTCCGCGCCCTGCAGGCGGCCTGCGGTCAGCTATCGCCCAGCGTGCTGCAACAGCGGCTGAACGATCTGCGCGAGGCACGGCTGGTGGGGCATGACGGCGAAAGCGGCTACGCGCTCACCGATCAGGCCATGAAGCTGCAACCGCTGCTGTTGGCGCTGGACCGCTGGGCTGCCGACTGGGCGGCAGAAGCAAGTTAG